One Clupea harengus chromosome 3, Ch_v2.0.2, whole genome shotgun sequence DNA window includes the following coding sequences:
- the tmtc3 gene encoding protein O-mannosyl-transferase TMTC3 yields the protein MSAVSWKEICLLSGLVMLCYGNSLFCGFVFDDVSAILDNKDLRPSTPLQNLFRNDFWGTPMSEERSHKSYRPLTVLTFRLNYVFSELNAASYHFLNVVLHAVVCVLFVRVCRLFLDPTSSLWAALLFAVHPVHTEAITGVVGRAELLSSMFLLAAFLVYTKSKSPDHSIVWMPIAVTVVLVGAATLCKEQGITVIGICCVYEVFVAQEFTLPTLVDTVVQVLRGKHILPYGMLQVLLKLIVLIISTLLLVVIRVQIIQSQLPVFTRFDNPAAVSPTPARQLTFNYLLPVNAWLLLNPSELCCDWTMGTIPLVETLLDIRNLATIAFYFLVAVLACQSLRHTHSSAKTVIMALSLTVLPFIPACNLFFPVGFVVAERVLYVPSMGFCILVAHGFRSVSSQGGAKKISWLLMGILLLTHAMKTFHRNWDWESEYTLFTSALKVNKNNAKLWNNVGHALENQNRYEIALRYFLQATRVQPDDIGAHMNVGRTYKNLNLSQEAEEAYMVAKSLMPQIIPGKKYATRVAPNHLNVYINLANLIRANESRLEEADQLYRQAISMRPDFKQAYISRGELLLKMNKPTEAKDAYLRALELDHTNADLWYNLAIVHIEMKEPAEALRNFNQALQLHPRHKLALFNSALLMQESGDARLRPEANRRFLTYVEEEPKDANGYFNLGMLAMDAGENEPAEHWMRKAIHLQAGFRSALFNLALLYSQSRRELDALPVLDELLRYHPEHIKGLILKGDILMNHKKDTRGAKACFQRILSMDPTNVQGKHNLCVVYFEERDLPRAERCLEETLAMAPHEEYVRRHLNIVRSKRAAITASGQVVLPVEGAASSAMEGERKERQKGQQPVSLGAKPGDGKEKNVRKSSPGEGSDSRGQDQSTDLEGSQPDKRTKSKSTKEIKDIEQKRAAALKRLEEIERILSGD from the exons gAGAGGAGCCATAAATCATACAGACCACTAACCGTTTTGACGTTCCGACTGAACTATGTGTTCAGTGAGTTGAACGCTGCGTCTTACCACTTCTTAAATGTGGTGCTTCACGCGGTGGTGTGCGTTCTCTTCGTGCGGGTCTGCCGTCTCTTCCTCGACCCGACATCCAGTCTGTGGGCGGCTCTGTTGTTCGCTGTGCACCCCGTCCACACGGAGGCC ATAACCGGCGTGGTCGGGAGAGCTGAGCTGTTGTCCTCCATGTTTCTGTTGGCAGCGTTTTTAGTATACACTAAATCTAAAAGTCCAGATCACTCCATTG TGTGGATGCCTATTGCGGTCACAGTCGTCCTGGTTGGCGCTGCCACCCTCTGTAAGGAGCAAGGAATCACAGTCATCGGGATctgctgtgtgtatgaggtcTTTGTTGCACAAGAG TTTACCCTGCCTACCCTGGTGGACACCGTAGTGCAGGTACTGCGAGGGAAACACATCTTGCCTTACGGCATGCTGCAGGTGCTGCTCAAGCTCATCGTCCTCATCATCAGTACACTGCTGCTGGTCGTGATCAGAGTGCAGATCATCCAGTCGCAGCTACCAGTTTTCACCAG GTTTGATAACCCAGCAGCGGTGAGCCCTACACCAGCCAGACAGCTGACGTTCAACTATCTACTACCAGTCAACGCGTGGCTCCTCCTTAATCCATCTGAGCTCTGTTGTGATTGGACCATGGGGACCATTCCGTTGGTGGAGACGCTGCTGGACATCCGTAACCTGGCAACCATAGCCTTCTATTTTCTTGTGGCTGTCCTAGCTTGTCAGAGCCTCCGACATACCCACAGCTCAGCAAAAACTGTTATAATG GCGCTGTCTTTGACCGTCCTCCCTTTCATCCCAGCCTGCAACCTGTTCTTCCCCGTGGGGTTCGTGGTGGCGGAGAGGGTGCTGTACGTCCCCAGCATGGGATTCTGCATACTAGTGGCACATGGATTCAGAAGTGTTTCCAGTCAAGG AGGAGCAAAGAAAATATCTTGGCTATTGATGGGAATTCTCCTGTTGACACATGCTATGAAAACGTTCCACCGGAACTGGGACTGGGAATCCGAGTACACCCTGTTCACCTCGGCATTAAAA GTGAACAAGAACAATGCCAAGCTCTGGAACAATGTGGGGCACGCTCTGGAGAATCAAAACCGATATGAAATAGCCTTGAGATATTTCCTTCAGGCCACTCGAGTACAGCCAG ATGACATCGGAGCTCACATGAATGTGGGGAGAACCTACAAGAACTTAAACCTGTCCCAGGAGGCGGAAGAGGCGTACATGGTTGCAAAATCTCTTATGccgcag ATCATTCCAGGGAAGAAATATGCTACACGTGTTGCTCCTAACCACCTGaatgtctatataaaccttgccAACTTGATCCGGGCAAATGAGTCACGCCTGGAGGAAGCCGATCAGCTTTACCGGCAAGCCATCAGTATGAGGCCGGACTTCAAGCAAGCCTATATAAGCAg GGGCGAGCTTTTATTGAAGATGAATAAACCCACAGAGGCTAAGGATGCCTACCTCAGGGCCCTCGAGTTGGACCACACCAACGCTGACCTGTGGTACAATCTGGCTATAGTCCACATTGAGATGAAGGAGCCTGCGGAGGCCCTCAGGAACTTCAATCAGGCCCTTCAGCTCCACCCCCGGCACAAGCTGGCCTTGTTCAACTCGGCTCTACTCATGCAGGAGTCTG GCGACGCCAGACTCCGTCCAGAGGCAAACCGCCGCTTCCTCACGTACGTAGAAGAGGAGCCAAAGGACGCCAACGGCTATTTCAACCTGGGAATGCTCGCCATGGACGCCGGCGAGAATGAACCCGCCGAGCACTGGATGCGGAAGGCCATCCACCTGCAGGCCGGCTTCCGAAGCGCTCTGTTCAATTTGGCGCTGCTGTACTCGCAGTCCCGGCGGGAGCTGGACGCCCTGCCTGTGTTGGACGAGCTGTTGCGGTACCATCCAGAGCACATCAAAGGCCTCATTCTGAAGGGAGACATCCTCATGAACCACAAGAAAGACACGCGCGGAGCCAAAGCCTGCTTCCAGCGCATCTTGAGCATGGACCCCACCAACGTGCAGGGCAAACACAACCTGTGTGTGGTCTACTTCGAGGAGCGAGACCTGCCGCGCGCCGAGCGGTGCCTCGAGGAGACACTGGCCATGGCTCCACACGAGGAGTATGTCCGCAGGCACCTGAACATCGTCCGCAGTAAGAGGGCAGCGATTACTGCTTCGGGCCAAGTTGTGTTGCCAGTAGAGGGCGCTGCTTCCTCAgcgatggagggggagaggaaggagcgGCAGAAAGGGCAGCAGCCTGTCAGTCTGGGAGCCAAGCCGGGGGATGGGAAGGAGAAGAATGTGCGGAAATCCTCCCCTGGAGAAGGCTCTGATAGCCGGGGCCAGGACCAATCAACGGACCTGGAGGGCAGCCAGCCTGACAAGCGGACTAAGAGCAAATCCACGAAAGAGATTAAAGACATTGAACAGAAAAGGGCAGCTGCCTTGAAAAGACTGGAGGAGATTGAGCGCATATTAAGCGGTGATTAa